From Spirochaetota bacterium, the proteins below share one genomic window:
- a CDS encoding Fic family protein: protein MKTPSSLNKMNRQQKISIRFFDDREVRALWDEKNAKWWFSVLDIVAVLTNQSDYTKTRNYWKYLKARLKKENSEVVSATTQLKLHAPDGKKRLSDMLDYNGIIALGKQFPGKKANRFIEWFTYSDESIDGKSKIKAYALFESSLIGSIEIGTIKGLQQIHAYLLGGLYDFAGQIRQKNISKGGFRFASSQFLGTTLKQIEAMPENSFDEIVEKYIEMNIAHPFMEGNGRSARIWLDLILKKRLRKCVDWSKIAKTDYMDAMVKSAENSNTLKKLLKNALTGQINSREMFMKGIDHSYYYEEN, encoded by the coding sequence ATGAAAACTCCTTCTTCTCTTAATAAAATGAACAGGCAGCAAAAAATATCCATACGTTTTTTTGACGACCGTGAAGTACGAGCTTTATGGGACGAGAAAAATGCCAAGTGGTGGTTTTCAGTGCTGGATATTGTAGCCGTTCTTACCAACCAAAGCGACTATACCAAAACTCGAAACTATTGGAAATACCTTAAAGCCAGACTGAAGAAGGAAAATAGTGAAGTGGTTAGTGCCACTACCCAGTTGAAACTTCACGCACCAGACGGCAAAAAGCGTTTATCTGATATGCTCGATTATAATGGAATTATCGCATTAGGTAAACAGTTTCCTGGAAAAAAGGCAAACCGATTTATCGAATGGTTTACCTATAGTGATGAAAGCATAGACGGAAAAAGCAAAATAAAGGCCTATGCGCTGTTTGAAAGTTCATTGATCGGCAGCATAGAGATCGGTACGATCAAAGGTTTACAACAGATCCACGCGTATCTGCTTGGCGGCTTGTATGATTTTGCCGGGCAGATCAGGCAAAAAAACATTTCGAAGGGCGGTTTTCGATTTGCCTCATCACAATTTCTTGGGACCACATTAAAACAAATAGAAGCTATGCCGGAAAATTCATTCGATGAAATCGTCGAAAAATATATAGAAATGAACATTGCGCACCCATTTATGGAAGGCAATGGCAGAAGCGCCCGAATATGGTTGGATCTGATATTGAAAAAACGCCTGAGGAAATGTGTCGACTGGAGCAAAATAGCCAAAACGGATTATATGGACGCAATGGTAAAGAGCGCTGAAAACAGTAACACGCTGAAAAAGTTGCTGAAGAATGCACTTACCGGCCAAATCAACAGCCGTGAGATGTTTATGAAAGGAATCGATCACTCATATTATTATGAGGAAAATTAG
- a CDS encoding DUF3604 domain-containing protein, with protein MKTGTFTEFRNNGMMPLMITSSLPTEEHRRVWTRGEIRSIWRELLTKPAAKAKAHAEPDTVISGRRSSVTITITAEHDISIGGHIILFLPEFWGGIAQERDATTFFLWRSPNTYPGYVSSHISAHSEGDSVIEGTITSAGSVHVVADIAILDKPLRAGTPLHFVIGDTCGQGVLPIDFDGTYHFNVAVDAAGDGQYAAILPHPTVRVVGGTPERYRVTVPACSTEKTLPLRATAVDASLNHTDVDGTTKIIAHEQNTHRCVTVINETSGIAGKSNPSVRGVWADGNNVYFGEIHTHTELSDAIRSTDDAYRFARDTLGLDFAALSDHFEKHQPSMVYPADRKWDMTRDAASRFNEPGRFVTLLGYEWGGVPHINIYYRGADGKCFPADGETSKSPPGLYRMLNDEHTPYIAIPHHPKYLAAADWNIANGEHQRLVEIYSGWGSSEEGNDSAYRSSLAHGVRMGIIAGTDCHIGRPGQGNRTFEGGGLACVLAPSLTRENIFDALFARRCYGTTGTRMLIDFRVNGAIMGSETPFAKENIVSVRAIGEDMIERVDIVKNGTVVYSASPNRDEVSMEWKDIGGKASYYVRITQRDGHVGWSSPVWTCD; from the coding sequence ATGAAGACAGGAACATTCACAGAATTCAGGAACAACGGCATGATGCCGCTCATGATCACAAGTTCCCTCCCGACAGAAGAACACCGCCGCGTATGGACGCGCGGTGAGATACGTTCGATCTGGCGCGAGCTCTTGACAAAACCGGCTGCGAAAGCGAAAGCGCATGCAGAGCCAGACACCGTCATCTCCGGGCGACGCTCGTCCGTAACGATAACCATTACCGCAGAACATGATATCTCCATCGGAGGTCATATCATTCTTTTCCTTCCGGAATTCTGGGGCGGAATTGCGCAGGAACGCGACGCAACGACATTCTTTCTCTGGCGCTCGCCGAACACCTATCCCGGTTATGTTTCAAGTCATATCAGCGCACACAGCGAGGGAGACTCAGTTATCGAAGGGACTATCACCTCCGCCGGTTCGGTTCACGTTGTCGCCGATATCGCCATACTCGATAAACCTCTCCGTGCGGGAACGCCGCTTCATTTCGTCATCGGCGACACCTGCGGGCAGGGCGTACTGCCGATAGACTTTGACGGCACGTATCACTTCAATGTCGCTGTCGACGCTGCCGGAGACGGACAATACGCCGCGATCCTTCCCCACCCGACCGTTCGTGTCGTCGGCGGAACGCCGGAGCGATACCGAGTGACCGTACCGGCATGCAGCACAGAAAAAACGCTCCCCCTTCGCGCAACTGCTGTCGATGCATCGCTCAATCACACGGACGTTGACGGCACCACAAAGATCATTGCACATGAACAGAACACGCATCGATGTGTGACTGTCATCAATGAGACGTCCGGCATTGCCGGCAAAAGCAATCCGTCTGTACGCGGCGTCTGGGCAGACGGGAACAATGTATATTTCGGTGAGATACATACGCACACCGAATTATCCGATGCGATACGGAGCACCGACGATGCCTACCGCTTCGCACGCGACACGCTCGGTCTCGATTTTGCAGCGCTCTCCGACCATTTTGAGAAGCATCAGCCGAGCATGGTATATCCCGCCGACAGAAAATGGGATATGACAAGGGATGCGGCATCCCGCTTCAACGAGCCGGGAAGATTCGTCACACTCCTCGGCTATGAATGGGGCGGCGTACCGCATATCAATATTTACTATCGCGGCGCCGATGGAAAGTGTTTCCCCGCCGACGGAGAGACGAGCAAATCCCCGCCGGGACTCTATCGAATGCTCAATGACGAACACACGCCGTACATCGCCATACCGCATCATCCGAAATATCTCGCCGCTGCGGACTGGAATATCGCGAACGGCGAGCATCAGCGTCTGGTGGAAATATACAGCGGCTGGGGATCTTCGGAAGAAGGGAATGACAGCGCCTATCGATCCTCGCTTGCGCACGGTGTACGCATGGGCATCATCGCCGGCACCGACTGTCACATCGGACGGCCCGGTCAGGGCAATCGTACGTTCGAAGGCGGCGGGCTTGCCTGCGTTCTCGCGCCGTCGCTCACGAGGGAAAATATATTCGACGCGCTTTTCGCACGACGATGTTACGGCACAACGGGGACGCGCATGCTCATCGACTTCCGCGTGAACGGTGCGATCATGGGAAGCGAGACTCCGTTTGCAAAGGAAAATATCGTAAGCGTCCGGGCGATCGGCGAAGACATGATAGAACGAGTCGATATTGTAAAGAACGGAACGGTTGTGTATAGCGCATCACCGAACCGCGATGAAGTATCGATGGAATGGAAAGACATCGGCGGAAAAGCCTCATATTACGTGCGGATCACTCAGCGCGACGGCCATGTCGGATGGTCAAGCCCGGTGTGGACCTGCGACTAA
- a CDS encoding cellulase family glycosylhydrolase yields the protein MSIQHALIAIGLSLAASVFAQSKASPIAGDVSDEARSLIEKPLTKSTAEKHWPKSGMRGIYTFSIAPIGANTQDPGGFLKEAQFRKFKEWGVNLITVSLSVDAGSAWDVKRGTDAPPVPADDALLPYRQNLNGLKIALHLGEKYDIKIIAAASGKIIGRSVNWKLEPGQSAGYRFEDETMKIASYIAYEFGDHPMLLGINLMDEPNTKEEVERWQSNTIPLVTSAIRRHDTNTYILIMPAPWGLPGGFSSFTPVKDPKIVYVFHGYYPHSYVHQGIGGYVGDDYTNKSYPGGLRNFKGNPAVHIGREELEANIAEAVAFKKKNDCIMLCGAFSVVRWAPGGAAWVKDCIDIFEKHGISWSYFAYRGWNGWNPTFGAGSKGSNNSDGGEMTERLKVLIEAWKKNTR from the coding sequence ATGAGCATTCAACATGCGCTCATCGCCATCGGTTTGAGCCTCGCCGCATCCGTTTTTGCACAATCGAAAGCATCACCCATTGCCGGGGATGTGTCCGACGAGGCACGTTCACTCATCGAAAAACCGCTGACGAAAAGTACGGCGGAGAAACACTGGCCGAAGAGCGGCATGCGGGGCATATACACATTCTCTATTGCACCGATCGGAGCCAACACCCAGGACCCCGGCGGATTTCTCAAAGAGGCGCAGTTCCGGAAATTCAAAGAGTGGGGCGTAAATCTTATCACCGTATCGCTTTCAGTCGATGCGGGGTCGGCATGGGATGTGAAACGCGGAACGGATGCGCCCCCCGTGCCTGCGGATGATGCACTTCTGCCGTATCGGCAGAATTTGAACGGGTTGAAAATAGCCCTGCATCTTGGCGAAAAATACGATATCAAAATAATCGCTGCCGCATCGGGAAAGATCATCGGCCGTTCTGTGAACTGGAAACTTGAACCGGGGCAGAGCGCCGGTTATCGTTTTGAGGACGAGACCATGAAAATCGCGTCGTATATCGCATACGAATTCGGGGATCATCCGATGCTTCTCGGGATCAATCTGATGGACGAGCCCAATACAAAGGAAGAAGTGGAACGCTGGCAGTCGAACACGATTCCGCTCGTCACGAGCGCGATACGCCGGCATGACACCAACACCTATATACTCATCATGCCCGCACCGTGGGGACTGCCGGGAGGGTTCTCATCGTTCACGCCGGTCAAAGACCCGAAAATCGTGTATGTGTTCCATGGCTATTATCCGCACAGTTATGTCCATCAGGGCATCGGCGGATATGTCGGGGATGATTATACGAACAAAAGCTATCCGGGGGGTCTTCGTAACTTCAAAGGCAACCCCGCAGTACACATCGGACGTGAAGAGCTTGAGGCGAACATCGCCGAGGCTGTCGCATTCAAGAAAAAGAACGACTGTATCATGCTGTGCGGGGCGTTCAGCGTGGTCCGATGGGCCCCCGGCGGAGCGGCGTGGGTGAAAGACTGTATCGATATATTTGAAAAGCACGGCATCAGCTGGTCCTATTTCGCATATCGCGGATGGAACGGATGGAACCCCACGTTCGGTGCAGGATCAAAAGGCAGCAATAATTCTGACGGCGGTGAAATGACCGAACGCTTGAAAGTGCTCATTGAAGCATGGAAGAAGAACACACGATAG
- a CDS encoding beta-N-acetylhexosaminidase, producing the protein MNFRRTFILLMLCLPCAVNGLVVGQAALDLTPLSATVSFGMEQAMLFDVFSIADKSWKKIYPQPTDSYQGKAEGVKSVFRSPKNAPVSAVITYTLASNGIRAVLEAAVPPNSGAHYAVWELFLTRGLFTDAVVKRQEQPDATLTADGWKTIDVESFTLSAKSGEWTFTLTSDDGVPWKLRSLCDRTWGPDERKTFSLLHQIENVPAEGMKSQCTVDIRFSPRADFFSTVEERSSAKAIAYMRSLLSRYDSEPAREFSTARENAAWLSKRLAEVSADRTENRIDPNAGTIIPEPKTYIKDKGFFAVPQKVAIACGIHEAAFEVLAEDLSRFGVSMTRSEAAPITMGVNGDASVEAASKRLGIAEKRETEKEGYTLVVTPKEILIAGADGAGVLYGTQTLRQLIRAGANGAEIPAVRIKDRPDLPFRGFYIEGGGRNSGPEMKRLIRNVYSYFKANTIVYQVKWGELAWKSHPEVAGKDALPVSSLAEMAAYAKKYHLRFIPAVFTYGKVMDLLKSHPEIAEDPDWQKKGWPHGAYCPNRPKTYPLVFDLLNEVIDATQCDAMHIAHDEIAGMVVCPVCKTKDPADLFANDVNKTRDFLEKRNVRTMIWGDFLLEKDYWEKLGVENCNSGNPHYGGLIVHPALQKLNKDIIITDWHYNYRPSIDTTYLSFNYFSTNGFQVIGCPWLKNENNYFIPQVIKSIGQQGVLVTDWGFLATRSPAANSMLGVMYAWNTSMPEPKALSWSPQAVLAGAIIDKDKPSRMHGARFTPINLAASANRTLTGGNAWFGGGSHMDLSLLPMGSQRMIGVDYAITNACVVSGNTELDVPATGKRISINRKARSIVLLHGLTLLVPSVTPMTYGSYRVTYANGSSTEIPINSRNAVHWLSGAPRKNSWQHWAYQYTWDASLAWECATRSSDAINLQSYEWVNQNPDDAIDSIELIAKQNIPGLMIGLVAVTAVQ; encoded by the coding sequence ATGAACTTTCGCCGAACATTCATCCTTCTCATGCTGTGCCTGCCCTGCGCGGTCAACGGACTTGTCGTCGGACAGGCGGCGCTCGATCTAACGCCGCTGAGCGCGACAGTCAGTTTCGGCATGGAACAGGCCATGCTTTTCGACGTCTTCAGCATAGCCGATAAAAGCTGGAAAAAGATATATCCGCAGCCGACGGACAGCTATCAGGGAAAGGCCGAAGGCGTGAAATCAGTATTCCGTTCTCCGAAGAACGCGCCTGTATCCGCGGTCATCACGTACACACTGGCAAGCAACGGCATACGAGCCGTACTCGAGGCGGCCGTGCCCCCGAACTCGGGCGCGCATTATGCGGTTTGGGAGTTATTCCTGACGAGGGGATTATTCACCGATGCCGTCGTCAAGCGTCAAGAACAGCCCGATGCAACATTGACCGCCGATGGGTGGAAAACCATCGACGTCGAGAGCTTTACCCTCTCGGCGAAGTCCGGCGAATGGACGTTCACGCTTACCAGTGACGACGGCGTTCCGTGGAAACTGCGCTCGCTCTGCGACCGCACCTGGGGACCGGACGAAAGAAAAACATTCTCGCTTCTCCATCAGATAGAGAACGTCCCCGCAGAAGGGATGAAGTCGCAGTGCACCGTCGATATACGTTTCTCTCCCCGAGCGGACTTTTTCAGCACCGTAGAAGAACGCAGTTCTGCGAAAGCGATCGCGTACATGAGATCGCTCCTTTCGCGATACGACAGCGAGCCCGCACGTGAGTTTTCCACTGCAAGAGAGAACGCCGCATGGCTTTCAAAGCGCCTTGCCGAGGTGAGCGCCGACCGCACTGAGAACAGGATAGACCCGAACGCGGGCACCATCATCCCGGAACCGAAAACATACATCAAGGATAAGGGATTTTTCGCCGTTCCACAGAAAGTCGCGATCGCCTGCGGAATACACGAGGCCGCATTCGAGGTGCTCGCCGAGGATCTCTCCCGTTTCGGCGTATCGATGACGCGCTCAGAGGCGGCGCCCATTACGATGGGCGTGAACGGTGATGCATCGGTGGAGGCTGCAAGCAAGCGGCTTGGTATCGCCGAAAAACGCGAAACAGAAAAAGAGGGATATACGCTCGTCGTCACGCCGAAGGAAATCCTTATCGCCGGGGCCGACGGCGCCGGTGTTCTCTACGGCACTCAGACCTTGCGGCAGCTTATCCGCGCGGGCGCGAACGGCGCCGAAATACCTGCCGTACGGATCAAGGATAGACCCGATCTCCCGTTCCGCGGATTCTATATCGAGGGCGGGGGAAGGAATTCTGGCCCGGAAATGAAACGCCTCATACGGAATGTATATTCATACTTCAAAGCGAACACGATAGTCTATCAGGTCAAATGGGGCGAGCTCGCATGGAAGTCGCATCCCGAAGTGGCGGGAAAAGATGCGCTGCCCGTAAGCAGTCTCGCCGAGATGGCCGCGTATGCGAAAAAATATCATCTCCGTTTCATTCCTGCGGTATTCACCTACGGCAAAGTGATGGACCTCCTCAAGTCGCATCCCGAGATAGCCGAGGACCCCGACTGGCAGAAAAAAGGATGGCCGCACGGGGCGTATTGCCCGAATCGCCCCAAGACATATCCGCTCGTGTTCGATCTTCTGAACGAAGTGATCGATGCGACACAATGCGATGCAATGCATATCGCCCATGATGAGATAGCCGGCATGGTCGTCTGCCCCGTGTGCAAGACAAAGGATCCCGCCGATCTCTTCGCGAACGATGTGAACAAGACGCGTGACTTTCTGGAAAAACGCAATGTGCGGACGATGATATGGGGGGACTTTCTCCTTGAAAAGGATTATTGGGAGAAGCTCGGGGTAGAGAACTGCAACAGCGGCAATCCGCACTACGGCGGTCTTATCGTGCACCCGGCGCTCCAGAAGCTCAACAAAGATATCATCATAACCGATTGGCATTACAATTACCGGCCGAGCATCGATACCACCTATCTCTCATTCAACTATTTTTCGACGAACGGTTTCCAAGTCATCGGCTGTCCATGGCTCAAGAATGAGAACAACTACTTTATACCGCAGGTGATAAAGTCAATCGGCCAGCAAGGCGTGCTTGTGACCGACTGGGGGTTCCTCGCAACACGCTCACCCGCGGCGAACTCCATGCTCGGTGTCATGTATGCGTGGAACACATCGATGCCGGAGCCGAAAGCATTATCATGGTCACCGCAGGCTGTACTTGCCGGAGCTATCATCGACAAGGACAAGCCTTCGCGCATGCACGGGGCGCGGTTCACGCCGATAAATCTTGCCGCATCGGCGAACAGAACGCTTACCGGCGGCAATGCCTGGTTCGGCGGGGGATCGCACATGGACCTCTCGCTTCTGCCGATGGGATCACAGCGTATGATCGGTGTCGACTATGCAATCACGAACGCATGCGTCGTGTCCGGAAATACCGAGCTTGACGTACCCGCAACAGGCAAGCGTATCTCTATCAACAGAAAAGCAAGGAGCATTGTCCTCCTTCATGGGCTTACGCTCTTGGTGCCGTCGGTAACACCTATGACATACGGCTCGTATCGCGTAACGTATGCGAACGGGAGTAGTACAGAAATACCCATCAACAGCAGAAATGCTGTCCATTGGCTGAGCGGAGCACCGCGGAAGAACAGCTGGCAGCATTGGGCGTATCAATACACTTGGGATGCATCGCTCGCGTGGGAATGTGCAACAAGGTCCAGCGATGCGATCAACCTTCAGTCGTACGAATGGGTGAACCAGAACCCGGACGACGCTATCGATTCCATAGAGCTAATTGCGAAGCAGAATATTCCCGGGCTCATGATAGGTCTCGTGGCGGTCACGGCAGTGCAATAA
- a CDS encoding SGNH/GDSL hydrolase family protein: protein MKTTVRFLIILAAAALPIFTATMTYGTAKAVVDGTGGTFDRNGERILEKMEIYLSDKGWNKLFPIGREDWTVHTNGGVLHMTTSSPYAVSVSYTPLSNGIRADIRFDIPPGTDIHYAVIDVFLAKKIFLGCQANIDGTSMLLDPANTTLKLTAETISFAARQPWRLTLRSARTGAWALRSSTGAKWRPEELRTFDALYSIENITTNGLTDACSFEMTADAAADDISALIISGLPPDLSTLAMANVDRFFPSERSVPPFSDGDVVCFIGDSITHRGTYIKYIADFYATRFPDRRVRFINRGIGGDSARNVLKRFDWDIATASPAPTASVVMLGMNDSGYDAVYSPASKPDALNAYREKMLATYAVDMTNVFDRLAAMTGKRIIAFTPTPYEETATHITSKVLTGKDGTLEIFANFVSGLAISRGASIIDMHGAIAHINATAQKSVGGAFTAIGNDRVHPDEVGNLVMAYCFLKAQRVPSTVSAVTIDAKSKKLTSFDRCAVSDLSFTGKGVSFSMFAGALPFPVETMARTALRIVPFTDDCNREILCIKGLPSGSYALSIDTLPVGAFTAAELDRGINLALFETPQMLQARDVARVNAKRHALETDMRWAAYIEAILRQNGVDTTDAESVKKYVESPAGKSRVTAYIAKYNAVRPKAAAYESDIAALFDEVYTVNKPKKRQYVIESQ, encoded by the coding sequence ATGAAAACAACTGTTCGCTTTCTCATTATACTCGCGGCAGCCGCATTGCCGATCTTCACCGCAACAATGACCTACGGCACCGCAAAAGCAGTAGTCGACGGCACCGGCGGCACATTCGACAGGAACGGGGAACGCATTCTGGAGAAAATGGAGATATATCTCTCCGACAAGGGATGGAACAAGCTCTTTCCGATCGGCCGTGAAGACTGGACGGTACACACCAACGGCGGCGTACTCCATATGACGACGAGCTCGCCGTATGCCGTTTCCGTCTCCTACACACCGCTCTCAAACGGCATTCGCGCGGATATACGCTTCGATATCCCTCCCGGCACCGATATCCATTACGCGGTCATCGATGTATTCCTCGCGAAGAAGATATTCCTCGGCTGTCAGGCGAATATCGACGGGACTTCGATGCTGCTCGATCCTGCAAATACAACGCTCAAGCTTACGGCAGAGACAATATCGTTCGCGGCAAGGCAACCGTGGCGTCTTACACTGCGTTCAGCCCGCACCGGCGCGTGGGCGCTTCGCTCGTCGACCGGTGCAAAATGGAGGCCCGAGGAATTGCGCACATTCGATGCGCTTTACAGCATCGAGAACATCACCACGAACGGCCTTACCGACGCATGTTCATTCGAGATGACCGCCGATGCCGCCGCAGATGACATCAGTGCACTTATCATCAGCGGCCTCCCGCCGGATCTTTCAACACTTGCAATGGCGAATGTCGACCGATTCTTTCCATCCGAACGCTCCGTACCGCCGTTCAGCGACGGCGATGTCGTCTGCTTCATCGGCGACAGCATCACGCATCGCGGCACATACATCAAGTACATCGCCGACTTCTACGCGACACGTTTTCCCGACCGCCGCGTCCGCTTCATCAACCGCGGCATCGGCGGCGACAGCGCTCGCAATGTGCTTAAGCGCTTCGACTGGGATATCGCAACGGCGTCCCCGGCGCCCACCGCCTCTGTCGTCATGCTCGGCATGAATGACAGCGGTTACGACGCCGTCTATTCGCCCGCATCGAAACCGGATGCGCTCAATGCCTATCGCGAAAAAATGCTCGCGACCTATGCCGTCGATATGACGAACGTGTTCGACCGCCTTGCGGCCATGACCGGCAAGCGCATCATCGCCTTCACGCCCACGCCGTATGAAGAAACGGCGACACATATTACATCGAAAGTGCTCACCGGGAAGGACGGCACGCTTGAGATCTTCGCGAATTTCGTATCAGGTCTCGCCATTTCGCGCGGGGCATCGATCATCGATATGCACGGGGCGATAGCCCATATCAATGCAACAGCGCAGAAAAGCGTCGGCGGTGCTTTCACTGCCATCGGGAACGACCGCGTTCACCCCGATGAGGTCGGCAATCTCGTCATGGCATACTGTTTTCTCAAGGCGCAACGCGTGCCCTCCACCGTGTCCGCCGTCACTATCGATGCAAAAAGCAAAAAGCTTACATCATTCGACCGCTGTGCTGTCTCCGACCTGTCGTTCACCGGCAAAGGAGTATCGTTCTCAATGTTCGCCGGTGCGCTTCCCTTCCCCGTCGAAACCATGGCACGGACGGCGCTTCGCATCGTACCTTTTACCGACGACTGCAACCGCGAAATACTCTGCATCAAGGGCCTTCCGTCGGGATCGTATGCCCTTTCGATCGACACCCTGCCTGTCGGTGCATTCACAGCAGCGGAACTGGATCGCGGAATAAATCTCGCCCTCTTCGAAACACCGCAGATGCTGCAGGCTCGCGATGTCGCACGAGTGAACGCCAAGCGTCATGCGCTCGAAACGGATATGCGCTGGGCAGCGTACATCGAGGCCATACTCCGTCAGAACGGCGTCGACACCACGGACGCCGAATCGGTGAAAAAGTACGTCGAATCCCCTGCGGGCAAGTCTCGCGTTACAGCCTATATCGCGAAATACAATGCGGTGAGGCCGAAGGCCGCTGCATATGAGTCGGACATCGCGGCTCTCTTCGATGAGGTCTATACCGTGAACAAGCCGAAAAAGCGGCAGTATGTGATCGAATCTCAGTAG